The genomic stretch aTGGTGAAGTGTGATAGTGTGATGGGAACAGAAAGAGATCTAAAGAACGAACTGtacttttcaatattgCGCTCTGAAAATCTGATTTCGGCGCGTCTCACTAACAAAATAAATTAACTATGGAGAATTTTCACGGAGAAATAATAAGGACTAGTCTGCAAAATGAAGACTCCGATTTTTCGATTCAAAAAGATGAAGTGTTTCTGCGTTCTATAAAAGTTTCGTGTGGTGGGACATTTTGGTCACAGTTGCGTTTGATATTCGTTCGTTGGCTGTTTCTCAGTTTCTCAGTCTCTCTGTGCACCTAAATTGTATACTAGTTGGGTAAAGAAGATAAATGGCCGGATTCAAAAATTTAAAGATATCTTACTATCCAATTCCTGCTGCCTTCTGCTTGAATGCATTCGTATTCGTCTTATTATTTTGACTCGCTTAAAAGTTTTCACCCCCTTTCTCTTATAGTTGCCTGCTGTTATGCAACCCTTGAGCCGCACAGTCCACAAATAGCTGCAACTTCTCAGTATTTCCATTTTGCAGCTAAATCAATTTTTCTTATCTTTATCGCTATTCATCTATATTAAGCAATTTCGCCATGAAGAACGTCCTCTACTGGATTCTTGCATTGGCAACTATCGCTAGTGCATCCAGTGGTCCAGAACCGCCACCCTGTAATCCCAACACCGACAAGAAGTGCTTTGCCAGAGACGCCGCTCTAGCAACATCCATATTTGAACCGTTCACATCCAGTTCCAAACGATTCAGGCCACTAGCAGACTCTCCAGGAATTCTGTACTGTGATAATGGTGCCAAACTTACTATGACCAAACGGTTCGACAACCCTTCCATTGTGTCCAACTTCTATATCCTTTATGGCAAAGTTGAGGTTGAAATAAAAGCTGCTGCAGGAACGGGAATCATTAGTTCCTTCTATCTTCAGAGTGACGACTTGGATGAGATTGATGTTGCTGAAGTATTTGGTGGTGATATCTACGAGTTCCAgaccaacttcttcgtcaaagGGAATACAACTACATACGATAGAGGTGGATATCATCCGATGCCAGTTCCTCCAATGCaagaattcaacaagtatGGAATCGAATGGACTCCTCAAAAACTCATATGGACATTAAATGGGGTTCCAGTAAGAACTCTAACCAACGACACACCCCATGGATTCCCCAACTCTCCCATGGATATCAAGTTCAGTCTTTGGGCAGGAGGAGACCCTGATAACGAACAAGGCACCATCGATTGGGCGGGAGGGATCACCCAATACACACAACTACCATTTTCTATGTACGTGAAAAACATGTACGCTATGGACTATTCTACAGGTATTGAGTACAATTATGGGAATTCCTGGGATGGTAAGTGGATTGAGCTCAGGTCCAATCAAGGTTCCATTTACGGGAAAATGCCCAGCCCAACTACGCTGAACCCAAATCCAGTTTCAGAATCTGAGCTTCTAGGCACAGATACCGTGATGTCATCGATTTCTCAAGAACTGGACGATCATCCTACCACATCTATTTTGAGTTTCGAGACAGGAGGTGAGGAATCATCTGCAATTACTACTCCGACTGCAATTATCAGTAAGGGTGAAACGGCGATTGGAGATGGGAACGACAGATTCCCCTCAAACAAGTTTATTCAGTATTTTAATAGATCGCTCGATGCCACCAGCACATCGTCCCAAATCTCCAACTCATTGTTGAAAGTCGTCTATGTTCTCGTATTGGAGAGCATTTTTATAGTTTTGTGGATGTAGGAACACAATAGAACAAGCAGATCTTCACAAGATAAGAACGACTTTCCACTTCTCTTAATATGAGGCTATTGgagaaacaaaaaaataacCAGATATCCGACTTCTCTTGTGTTAATACTTCTGcaaatttcaagaacttcttgcaATTTAAAGTTGAATGTTAAATTACAGAAGGTGTTGGAGAGATGGTAGCAGAAATAGGTTAACAATAGCAATGTAGACTACGCAAATTCTCTCTACAGAGACGAAACAATTATAGCGA from Scheffersomyces stipitis CBS 6054 chromosome 2, complete sequence encodes the following:
- a CDS encoding hydrolase activity, hydrolyzing O-glycosyl compounds (go_funtion hydrolase activity, hydrolyzing O-glycosyl compounds~go_process carbohydrate metabolism), with protein sequence CNPNTDKKCFARDAALATSIFEPFTSSSKRFRPLADSPGISYCDNGAKLTMTKRFDNPSIVSNFYILYGKVEVEIKAAAGTGIISSFYLQSDDLDEIDVAEVFGGDIYEFQTNFFVKGNTTTYDRGGYHPMPVPPMQEFNKYGIEWTPQKLIWTLNGVPVRTLTNDTPHGFPNSPMDIKFSLWAGGDPDNEQGTIDWAGGITQYTQLPFSMYVKNMYAMDYSTGIEYNYGNSWDGKWIELRSNQGSIY